A genomic segment from Nitrospirota bacterium encodes:
- a CDS encoding CBS domain-containing protein, which produces MDIITSHINADFDSLASMVAAKKLYPSAQIVFPGSQEKKLRDFLEAFNFLEIKRIKDIDLNDITRLIIVDTKIPNRIGPFAKILSNKQIKIHIYDHHPFSKGDIRGEVEKIENVGATATIFTEILKTKRIPLTPIEATILALGIYEETGCLLFPSTTERDLLAVAYLLKRGANLNIASSFLKMELSMEELDILNELLQSSKEMVLRGIRIKIAKATCEHYLGDAAHLAHRMMDMEDIDAVFVLLNMEGKILIVARSKVPELDVSKITTEFGGGGHPTAASATIKEDSLEVIEERLIDIINTHIKPGKVASDIMTRPVITIQSDVSIKDAASMMTRYGVNVLPVLKGEKYFGLISREVVEKALFHGFWRSKIMDFATTDEITVEPITPIREIETIMIEQNQRFMPVVENGKIIGAITRTDLLRTLYEEFLRRRKIEETVTRERQTIGRNLASWLKEKFPQEIYKILKIAGNIAEELGFNAYLVGGSVRDLVRGEENLDIDIVIEGDGIAFARLFGERLNAKVRSHQKFATAQIFTDGLKLDIATARTEYYESPAALPKVETSSIKKDLYRRDFTINTLAIKLNPRDFGLLIDFFGGQRDLREKTIRVLHNLSFVEDPTRAFRAVRFSERFGFKISKHTENLIKSTIEMNLFDKLSGPRLYEELLLSFYETDPVRTLKRLSDIGLLKVIHKNLTFNENLEENLKSMQETISWFDLLFLEEKTDKGVLFLMVLLAGLKEEDIKTVLDRLSPPPKVKEMIVNGLTYAREILKRPSVDDPVEIYKILSNTKLEVILFVMALSKDRKKKKMISYFLTELRNVKTILKGDDLKNMGIKPGPIYSKILKELLEEKLRGHLKTREEEEQFVRTQRQIYPQVFS; this is translated from the coding sequence GTGGATATTATAACTTCCCATATTAATGCTGACTTTGATTCCCTTGCCTCAATGGTTGCCGCAAAGAAGCTATATCCTTCTGCACAGATTGTCTTTCCAGGTTCTCAGGAGAAGAAACTGAGAGATTTTCTGGAGGCGTTTAATTTTTTAGAAATCAAACGCATTAAAGATATTGACCTTAATGATATTACGCGATTAATAATTGTTGATACTAAAATCCCAAACAGAATTGGTCCTTTTGCAAAAATTCTTTCCAATAAACAAATTAAGATACATATATATGATCACCACCCTTTTAGTAAAGGAGATATCAGAGGCGAAGTTGAGAAAATAGAGAATGTGGGAGCAACTGCAACAATTTTTACCGAGATTCTCAAAACCAAAAGGATTCCCCTAACACCAATAGAAGCAACAATTCTTGCTCTGGGTATATATGAAGAAACAGGGTGTCTTCTTTTCCCTTCTACAACAGAAAGAGACTTGCTTGCTGTTGCGTATTTGCTCAAGCGAGGAGCTAACCTTAATATCGCATCGAGTTTTTTAAAAATGGAATTAAGTATGGAAGAGCTTGATATCCTTAACGAACTGTTACAATCGTCAAAAGAGATGGTTCTGAGAGGAATACGTATAAAGATAGCAAAGGCAACATGTGAACATTACCTTGGAGATGCAGCACATCTGGCACACAGGATGATGGACATGGAAGATATTGATGCAGTTTTTGTGCTACTAAATATGGAAGGTAAAATTTTGATTGTTGCAAGGAGCAAAGTGCCGGAGCTTGATGTCTCAAAAATTACAACAGAATTTGGAGGTGGTGGACACCCTACAGCGGCATCTGCAACTATAAAAGAGGACTCTCTTGAAGTGATTGAAGAGAGATTGATTGATATTATCAATACTCACATAAAGCCAGGAAAAGTTGCCAGTGATATCATGACTCGTCCAGTGATAACTATCCAATCGGATGTTTCTATAAAAGATGCTGCTTCTATGATGACGAGATACGGGGTCAATGTGTTGCCAGTATTAAAAGGAGAAAAATATTTTGGGCTAATATCAAGGGAGGTTGTTGAAAAAGCATTATTCCATGGTTTTTGGAGAAGCAAAATCATGGATTTTGCAACAACCGATGAAATAACTGTAGAGCCAATAACCCCTATTCGCGAGATAGAAACAATAATGATAGAACAAAATCAAAGGTTCATGCCAGTTGTGGAAAATGGAAAGATAATTGGAGCTATCACAAGAACTGATCTGTTACGTACACTTTATGAAGAGTTTCTAAGGAGAAGAAAAATTGAGGAGACGGTAACAAGAGAAAGACAAACAATTGGAAGAAATCTTGCCTCTTGGCTGAAAGAAAAATTTCCGCAGGAAATTTATAAAATCCTTAAGATTGCAGGAAATATTGCAGAAGAACTCGGGTTTAACGCATATCTTGTAGGAGGTTCTGTAAGAGACCTCGTAAGGGGTGAAGAAAATCTCGACATTGATATTGTTATCGAGGGTGATGGTATTGCTTTTGCACGTTTATTTGGAGAGAGATTAAATGCAAAGGTAAGATCTCATCAAAAGTTTGCTACTGCACAAATTTTTACTGATGGTTTAAAGCTTGATATAGCCACAGCCCGAACCGAGTACTATGAATCGCCTGCTGCATTGCCTAAGGTTGAAACATCATCTATAAAAAAAGATCTCTACAGAAGAGATTTTACTATAAATACACTCGCTATAAAATTGAATCCACGAGATTTTGGTCTTCTTATAGATTTTTTTGGTGGACAACGTGATTTAAGGGAAAAGACAATAAGAGTGCTACATAACCTTAGCTTTGTCGAAGATCCAACAAGGGCATTCAGGGCAGTGCGATTTTCTGAGAGGTTCGGTTTTAAAATCAGCAAGCATACAGAAAATCTAATAAAGTCAACGATAGAGATGAATTTATTTGATAAACTGTCAGGCCCGAGACTTTATGAAGAACTCCTTCTTTCATTTTATGAGACTGATCCTGTGAGGACACTAAAGAGGCTTTCTGATATTGGACTTCTGAAGGTTATTCACAAAAATTTGACATTCAATGAGAATCTTGAAGAGAACTTGAAATCAATGCAGGAGACAATCTCGTGGTTTGATCTTCTTTTCCTTGAGGAAAAGACGGATAAAGGTGTTTTATTCCTCATGGTTTTATTGGCAGGATTAAAAGAAGAAGACATTAAGACAGTACTTGATAGATTGTCTCCTCCACCGAAAGTCAAGGAAATGATTGTAAATGGGTTAACATATGCAAGAGAAATTCTGAAAAGACCTTCTGTCGATGATCCGGTCGAAATATATAAAATTCTGAGCAATACAAAGCTTGAAGTTATTTTATTTGTGATGGCTTTAAGTAAAGATAGGAAGAAAAAGAAGATGATATCTTATTTTTTGACAGAGTTGCGAAATGTAAAGACAATATTAAAAGGGGACGATCTAAAGAATATGGGAATAAAACCAGGGCCGATATATTCAAAAATTCTAAAGGAACTTCTTGAAGAAAAGTTGCGTGGTCATCTAAAGACAAGGGAGGAAGAAGAACAATTTGTCAGGACTCAGAGACAAATCTATCCTCAAGTTTTTTCATAA
- a CDS encoding fructose 1,6-bisphosphatase — MSEKITLTVIKADVGGYVGHSSIHSEIIETAKEKLSYALEKDLIIDFHVTRCGDDLELIMTHKRGVDSQDIHKMAWNTFVSCTEVAKRLKLYGAGQDLLADAFTGTVKGMGPGVAEMEFEERKSEPVIIFMADKTSPGAWNLPLYKIFADPFNTAGLVIDPSMHEGFSFDILDVYKHKKITFTCPAEIYNLLMFIGAMRRFVIRAVYRNDGMLAAVASTQKLSLIAGKYVGKDDPVLIVRCQSGLPAIGEVLEPFAFPHLVEGWMRGSHCGPLMPVPFYEANPSRFDGPPRVIAAGFQISNGKLIGPRDLFDDVAFDEARRKANEISNYMRYHGSFEPHRLGLEDLEYTTMDKLMKKLEDRFVSES, encoded by the coding sequence ATGTCAGAAAAAATAACCTTGACAGTAATTAAGGCTGATGTCGGTGGATACGTTGGGCATTCAAGTATTCACAGCGAAATTATAGAAACTGCAAAAGAAAAATTGTCATATGCTTTAGAAAAAGACTTAATAATTGATTTTCATGTAACACGTTGTGGTGACGACCTCGAACTTATCATGACACATAAGCGCGGGGTAGATTCACAGGATATTCACAAAATGGCATGGAATACATTTGTCTCTTGCACTGAAGTTGCAAAAAGATTAAAACTTTACGGAGCAGGACAAGATCTTCTGGCCGACGCATTTACAGGGACGGTTAAGGGAATGGGGCCTGGCGTCGCTGAAATGGAATTCGAGGAAAGAAAAAGTGAACCGGTCATAATCTTCATGGCTGATAAAACATCCCCAGGGGCATGGAATCTACCTTTATATAAAATATTCGCAGATCCATTTAATACAGCAGGATTGGTCATTGACCCTTCAATGCATGAAGGTTTCTCTTTTGATATATTAGATGTATACAAACATAAAAAGATTACATTTACTTGTCCTGCAGAGATATATAATCTTTTAATGTTTATCGGGGCAATGAGAAGATTTGTAATAAGGGCTGTTTATAGAAATGACGGGATGCTTGCAGCAGTAGCATCAACCCAGAAACTCAGTCTCATTGCAGGGAAGTATGTTGGCAAAGATGATCCTGTTCTTATTGTTAGATGCCAGTCCGGATTGCCTGCAATTGGGGAAGTTCTTGAACCTTTTGCATTTCCGCATCTGGTCGAAGGATGGATGCGGGGATCTCATTGTGGGCCTCTGATGCCTGTACCATTTTATGAAGCAAATCCATCCAGATTTGATGGCCCACCAAGGGTTATTGCAGCAGGATTCCAGATCAGTAATGGAAAATTAATAGGGCCTAGAGACCTATTTGATGATGTGGCATTTGATGAAGCAAGGAGAAAAGCAAACGAGATTTCTAATTACATGAGATATCATGGTTCTTTTGAACCTCATAGATTGGGACTTGAAGATCTTGAATATACAACCATGGATAAACTTATGAAAAAACTTGAGGATAGATTTGTCTCTGAGTCCTGA